From Algoriphagus sp. NG3, the proteins below share one genomic window:
- the secDF gene encoding protein translocase subunit SecDF — protein sequence MQNKGVIVFLTVIVTALCLYYLSFTFVSNNIQQKAQEYATDASGNVDFSKRQSYLDSIWRAPVYKFLGADYTFQEVKETELGLGLDLQGGMHVTLAVSPVEIVKGLAGNPKDAAFNKSVEEAKEEAKTSTTKFVDLFYAAWQRNSPGEKLSGIFATAANRGRISLDTSDSDILDILDREIENAIERSFNILRTRIDRFGTSQPNIQRIQGSGRIQIELPGVDNQERVRNLLQGVAKLQFWEVAEANEIGGALESVNSAWVAANKSAQPTAADTVATEDLSEEDSLRNALEKQLAEIDPSNAGENNVSPLFSLLKPNAGLAYELRDTMAINRILKNKDYAALMPRDIKLMWGVKPFAANDGTEALELFAIKAVRGTDQAPLEGDVVTDARQVLDQKSRPAVSMQMNADGARKWRKLTAENIGRRIAVVLDDYVYTAPVVNGEIPTGQSEISGNFSLQEAQDLANILKSGSLPAPTQIVEESIIGPTLGKEALNQGLLSMVAGLTIVVLFMIAYYAKGGFVAIAALVFNIFFILGILAQLGTALTLPGIAGIVLTIGMSIDANVLIFERIKEELRNGVGLLAAINAGYNKAFSAILDSNVTTFLTGAILFALGQGPVKGFAIVLMIGIASSFFSSVFITRVIVSWMSKKGDNSSISFATPFSKNALSALNFDFMAKRKVAYLISTSIIVIGLGIALVNGLKFGVDFTGGRSYIVAFDEPMAASDLKSGLDGEFDGSVEVKTYGSSNTLKVTTSYLVNEDDSESNLEVESKVKEGIAAVTGLTFTEDAASLAAGQFAITGSSKVGATVADDIKSSSAEAMVVALVAIFLYILLRFRKWQFSLASIIALIHDTLFVIAAFAIASAFGATFEIDQVFIAALLTVIGYSINDTVIVFDRIRENIEIKGVNKLVKVFNDSINQTLGRTLITSFTTLIVVIVLLIFGGEVLRGFSFALFIGVLVGTYSSVYIATPIVVDLMKRELDQENADKEAKKLA from the coding sequence ATGCAAAACAAAGGTGTCATTGTGTTTTTGACAGTGATCGTTACGGCACTATGCCTGTACTATCTGTCATTCACATTTGTATCAAACAATATCCAGCAAAAAGCCCAGGAATACGCTACTGATGCGTCTGGCAATGTGGATTTCTCCAAGAGACAAAGCTATCTGGATTCTATCTGGAGAGCACCGGTTTATAAGTTTCTAGGCGCTGATTATACCTTCCAGGAGGTAAAGGAAACAGAACTTGGATTAGGCCTTGACCTTCAGGGCGGGATGCATGTTACGCTTGCGGTTTCTCCGGTAGAAATCGTCAAAGGTCTTGCAGGCAATCCAAAAGATGCCGCTTTCAACAAATCAGTGGAAGAAGCCAAAGAAGAAGCAAAAACATCTACAACCAAGTTTGTTGATTTGTTTTATGCTGCATGGCAGAGAAACAGCCCAGGAGAAAAATTAAGTGGGATTTTCGCCACAGCGGCAAACAGAGGAAGGATTTCTCTGGATACTTCTGATTCAGATATCCTTGATATCCTAGATAGAGAAATAGAGAATGCAATAGAGCGTTCATTCAATATCCTTAGAACCCGTATCGATAGATTCGGTACTTCCCAGCCAAACATTCAAAGGATCCAAGGATCAGGACGTATCCAAATCGAACTTCCTGGAGTGGACAACCAGGAAAGAGTGAGGAATCTCCTTCAGGGAGTGGCCAAGCTACAGTTCTGGGAAGTGGCAGAGGCAAATGAAATCGGAGGTGCTCTGGAATCAGTAAACAGTGCCTGGGTAGCTGCTAACAAATCAGCACAGCCTACAGCAGCAGACACTGTAGCTACAGAGGATCTTTCTGAAGAGGATTCCTTGAGAAATGCACTGGAAAAGCAACTTGCCGAAATAGACCCTTCTAATGCAGGTGAGAATAATGTTTCTCCGTTGTTCAGCTTGCTTAAGCCTAATGCCGGTTTGGCGTATGAGCTACGGGACACCATGGCGATCAATCGTATCCTGAAAAACAAGGATTATGCTGCATTAATGCCGAGAGATATTAAGCTGATGTGGGGCGTGAAGCCTTTCGCAGCCAATGACGGTACCGAAGCTCTGGAGCTATTTGCAATCAAGGCTGTAAGAGGAACTGATCAGGCTCCACTTGAAGGTGATGTAGTGACTGATGCACGTCAGGTATTGGATCAAAAATCCAGACCTGCCGTATCCATGCAAATGAATGCTGACGGCGCCAGAAAATGGAGAAAGCTTACAGCAGAGAACATTGGCAGAAGAATCGCTGTCGTATTGGATGACTATGTTTACACAGCTCCAGTAGTAAATGGAGAGATTCCTACCGGACAATCTGAAATCTCAGGAAATTTCTCCCTTCAGGAAGCACAGGATTTGGCCAATATCCTAAAGTCGGGTTCCCTTCCGGCTCCTACCCAGATCGTAGAAGAGAGCATTATCGGCCCAACATTGGGTAAGGAAGCCCTTAATCAAGGATTGCTTTCCATGGTAGCAGGTCTTACAATTGTAGTGTTGTTTATGATAGCATACTATGCCAAGGGTGGCTTTGTAGCCATCGCGGCCTTGGTGTTCAACATCTTCTTTATTTTAGGAATCCTTGCACAATTAGGCACAGCCTTGACACTTCCTGGTATTGCAGGTATTGTATTGACTATAGGTATGTCGATTGACGCAAACGTCCTGATCTTTGAGCGGATCAAGGAAGAGCTTCGAAATGGAGTGGGCCTTTTGGCGGCAATCAATGCAGGTTACAATAAAGCATTCTCTGCTATCTTGGATTCCAACGTGACCACCTTCCTTACAGGTGCGATTCTATTTGCTTTGGGACAGGGTCCGGTGAAGGGCTTTGCCATTGTATTGATGATCGGTATCGCTTCTTCTTTCTTCTCTTCGGTATTCATCACCCGAGTGATCGTATCTTGGATGAGCAAGAAAGGTGACAATAGCTCAATCAGCTTTGCTACACCATTCTCCAAAAACGCACTAAGTGCGCTGAATTTCGATTTCATGGCCAAAAGAAAAGTGGCTTATCTGATCTCTACTTCTATTATTGTGATCGGTTTGGGAATAGCCCTTGTCAATGGGTTGAAATTTGGTGTTGACTTTACAGGAGGCCGCTCGTATATCGTGGCTTTCGATGAGCCTATGGCTGCTTCTGACTTGAAATCTGGTCTGGATGGAGAGTTCGATGGATCGGTAGAAGTAAAGACCTACGGGTCTAGCAATACCTTGAAAGTGACTACTTCTTATTTAGTGAATGAAGATGATTCCGAGTCAAACCTAGAGGTAGAGAGCAAAGTTAAAGAAGGAATTGCGGCAGTTACCGGACTGACATTCACTGAGGATGCAGCATCACTGGCAGCTGGTCAATTTGCTATCACTGGCTCATCTAAAGTTGGTGCAACCGTAGCCGACGACATCAAGTCTTCATCAGCGGAAGCGATGGTGGTGGCTTTGGTGGCCATATTCCTTTACATCTTGCTTAGATTCCGTAAGTGGCAGTTCTCCTTGGCATCTATTATTGCCTTGATTCACGATACCTTGTTTGTGATTGCTGCCTTCGCTATCGCTAGTGCATTTGGTGCCACTTTCGAAATCGATCAGGTATTCATTGCGGCCTTGCTTACAGTGATAGGTTATTCTATTAACGATACCGTGATTGTATTTGACCGTATCCGTGAAAATATAGAGATCAAAGGAGTAAATAAACTGGTGAAGGTCTTTAACGATTCCATCAATCAGACGCTAGGCCGTACCTTGATCACCTCATTTACCACCTTGATTGTAGTGATTGTGCTATTGATCTTCGGTGGGGAAGTATTGAGAGGTTTCTCATTCGCTCTATTTATTGGTGTTCTGGTAGGTACTTACTCTTCCGTCTATATCGCTACTCCTATCGTAGTGGATTTGATGAAAAGGGAGCTTGACCAGGAAAATGCGGATAAGGAAGCTAAAAAGCTGGCTTAA
- a CDS encoding outer membrane insertion C- signal has product MKKLLLLSFALFAFISLAEAQISAGVNLQSSETFVTIGTDPSKQIFGEGRIGTGGDIGVELMGAYNIVRKDDVNFYLGLGLGLDDDRHRHDHGDDIYITIPFGLLVTPFNSKNLGLVLEAAPVLATDHGDYFRAGFGFKYTFR; this is encoded by the coding sequence ATGAAAAAATTACTACTTCTATCTTTTGCCCTTTTTGCATTTATATCTCTAGCAGAAGCTCAGATAAGTGCGGGAGTGAATCTTCAAAGTTCAGAAACTTTTGTTACCATAGGTACAGACCCTTCTAAGCAAATTTTCGGTGAGGGAAGAATCGGAACAGGCGGAGATATTGGAGTCGAACTAATGGGCGCTTACAATATTGTCAGAAAAGATGATGTGAACTTCTATTTAGGCCTTGGCCTAGGATTGGATGATGACCGTCACCGCCACGATCACGGCGATGATATATACATCACTATTCCATTTGGACTTCTGGTCACGCCATTTAATAGTAAAAATCTCGGTTTAGTGCTCGAAGCGGCACCCGTATTGGCTACCGATCATGGGGATTATTTCCGTGCCGGGTTTGGATTTAAATACACCTTTAGATAA
- a CDS encoding molecular chaperone DnaK — translation MKIDKKDFEAMKAKYDTEVKKGKPATGTKKKDKTNQTDWIFIDRETLEGLLAKADKDPKVGGIQFYFTEYTEETAEKTHPREGAAYCGQLTLVMRAANLKEKKLLSVGEGSVKDEYENGGMSCPYTCEPEPTDS, via the coding sequence ATGAAAATCGACAAAAAAGACTTTGAGGCTATGAAAGCCAAGTATGACACCGAAGTCAAAAAAGGAAAGCCAGCCACAGGGACTAAAAAGAAAGATAAAACCAATCAAACTGACTGGATATTTATAGATAGAGAAACCCTGGAGGGGCTATTGGCTAAAGCTGACAAAGACCCTAAGGTGGGAGGAATACAGTTTTACTTCACCGAATACACCGAGGAAACCGCTGAAAAAACCCATCCAAGGGAGGGAGCGGCCTATTGCGGGCAGTTAACCTTAGTGATGCGTGCAGCTAACCTAAAGGAAAAAAAGCTTCTTTCGGTAGGGGAAGGTAGTGTTAAGGATGAATATGAAAATGGAGGAATGTCATGCCCATATACTTGTGAACCTGAGCCTACTGATAGCTAA
- a CDS encoding sensor histidine kinase, with product MDSVESQVYIIIFSTLFLGGIMSTFVIAMVFIHRQRQAQNRQKVDQIKSEHEKTLLNIENEIQQDTLAQIGRELHDNIGQLLSLAKLNFGSLKPEKHVEGKEILNQVIQEVRGLSKTLNLDWVESISINEFVAQQLDRIQNTGFCETMLEADFELVDLPKEQKLVLIRVIQESLNNAMKHASPDKILIKIHQNDLAKQIRIQDDGKGFDASLQTSGSGMYNLKKRMKTIGGEFELTSAVGKGTEIILTLPN from the coding sequence ATGGATTCAGTTGAAAGCCAGGTTTACATAATCATCTTTTCCACCTTGTTTCTAGGAGGAATCATGTCCACTTTTGTGATAGCTATGGTCTTTATCCACAGACAGCGGCAGGCCCAAAACCGTCAGAAAGTGGATCAGATCAAATCGGAGCATGAGAAAACCTTGCTGAATATAGAAAATGAGATACAGCAAGACACACTTGCGCAGATTGGAAGGGAACTGCACGACAATATCGGCCAGCTGCTTTCATTGGCCAAGCTTAATTTTGGTTCGCTCAAGCCAGAGAAGCATGTCGAGGGAAAAGAGATTTTGAATCAGGTGATTCAGGAAGTCCGTGGATTATCCAAGACGTTAAATCTGGATTGGGTAGAATCCATCAGCATCAATGAATTTGTAGCACAGCAATTAGACCGAATACAAAACACCGGTTTCTGTGAAACCATGCTGGAAGCAGATTTTGAGCTTGTGGATCTTCCGAAGGAGCAAAAATTAGTATTAATACGTGTGATACAGGAGTCCCTTAATAACGCAATGAAGCATGCCTCCCCGGATAAAATCCTCATAAAAATCCATCAGAATGACCTAGCTAAGCAAATCCGGATTCAGGATGACGGGAAGGGATTTGATGCCTCCCTTCAGACTAGCGGAAGCGGAATGTACAATCTCAAGAAGAGAATGAAGACTATAGGAGGTGAATTTGAACTGACTTCTGCTGTCGGAAAAGGAACAGAAATCATATTAACCTTGCCTAATTAG
- a CDS encoding glycine--tRNA ligase: MAKTETPAENAQLKDIISHAKEYGFVYPSSEIYDGLQAVYDYGAYGVELKNNLKRLWWETMTRVQDNIVGIDAAIFMHPTTWKASGHVDSFNDPMIDNKDSKKRYRADVLVEEHAAVFERAGDVAKANELTGALARLLEDEDLAGVRDLIVNEGIKCPISGTTNWTEVRQFNLMFSTQVGSVAEDSTTIYLRPETAQGIFVNFLNVQKTARMKVPFGIAQIGKAFRNEIVARQFIFRMREFEQMEMQFFVRPGTELEWYQKWADMRMKWHLALGTPAEKLRKHDHEKLAHYANAAMDIEFDFPFGFKEVEGIHSRTDFDLKSHQEFSRKKQQYFDPEVNQNYIPYVIETSIGADRLFLLTLCNAYTEEKTEEKSRTYLKLHPAIAPVKAAILPITKKDGLPEKGQEIVELLKYDFNIIYEDAASIGKRYARQDLIGTPFCIAVDHQTLEDNTVTIRHRDTTEQERVAISELHGRIAEATSFRRIFEKL, translated from the coding sequence ATGGCAAAAACTGAGACTCCTGCGGAAAACGCACAATTAAAAGATATTATTTCCCATGCCAAAGAGTATGGATTTGTTTACCCAAGTTCCGAGATCTACGATGGCTTACAGGCTGTGTATGATTATGGGGCTTACGGGGTTGAGTTGAAAAACAACCTGAAACGTCTGTGGTGGGAGACCATGACAAGGGTTCAGGATAATATAGTAGGCATCGATGCCGCGATCTTTATGCATCCTACTACATGGAAAGCTTCCGGACATGTGGACAGCTTCAACGATCCTATGATCGATAACAAGGATTCCAAGAAGCGTTACCGCGCGGATGTGTTGGTAGAGGAGCATGCAGCGGTTTTTGAAAGAGCGGGCGACGTGGCGAAAGCGAATGAATTGACAGGCGCTTTGGCGAGATTGCTGGAAGATGAAGATCTTGCAGGTGTGAGGGATCTCATCGTAAATGAAGGCATCAAATGCCCGATCAGCGGGACGACCAATTGGACAGAAGTACGCCAGTTCAATTTGATGTTTTCCACCCAGGTGGGCTCTGTTGCGGAGGATTCTACGACTATTTACCTGAGGCCAGAGACCGCTCAGGGTATTTTTGTCAATTTCCTGAACGTGCAGAAAACCGCTAGGATGAAGGTCCCTTTCGGAATTGCCCAGATCGGCAAGGCTTTTCGAAATGAGATTGTTGCCCGTCAGTTTATTTTCAGAATGCGTGAATTTGAGCAGATGGAGATGCAGTTCTTTGTGCGCCCCGGTACTGAGCTGGAATGGTATCAGAAATGGGCTGATATGCGGATGAAATGGCATTTGGCACTGGGAACCCCTGCTGAAAAGCTGAGAAAGCACGACCATGAGAAACTTGCCCACTACGCAAATGCGGCAATGGATATAGAGTTTGACTTCCCATTTGGCTTCAAAGAAGTGGAAGGAATCCACTCCAGAACTGACTTTGATCTGAAGTCCCATCAGGAATTCTCCAGAAAGAAGCAGCAGTACTTTGACCCGGAAGTAAATCAGAATTACATCCCGTATGTGATCGAGACATCCATCGGAGCTGATCGCTTGTTCTTATTGACGCTTTGCAATGCCTATACTGAGGAAAAAACAGAGGAGAAGAGCAGAACTTATCTGAAGCTTCATCCGGCGATCGCCCCGGTAAAAGCGGCTATCCTCCCTATCACGAAAAAAGATGGTCTGCCTGAAAAGGGCCAGGAGATCGTGGAGTTGCTGAAATATGATTTCAATATCATCTATGAAGATGCTGCCTCGATCGGTAAGCGCTATGCAAGACAGGACCTGATCGGGACACCGTTCTGTATCGCGGTGGATCACCAGACTTTGGAGGATAATACCGTGACTATCCGTCACCGGGATACCACTGAGCAGGAAAGAGTTGCTATCTCCGAGCTTCATGGAAGAATCGCTGAGGCGACTAGCTTTAGACGGATTTTTGAAAAGTTGTAA
- a CDS encoding response regulator transcription factor: MIRIALADDHKLFAKGIEGILEEEADFLVVGVFPNGRELCDYLAKNQPDVVLTDLNMPIMDGFGVLEHCKKKYPHVKVIVLSMYDEEKIYKQCLDKKADAFILKDADPDELIFTIHEVYEGRHILNFDRVKKQAIQGAYFDAFRMKYKLSRRETEIIQLIKDGIQNKSIAEMLNLSKQTVETHRKNIHQKLQVSSRIELVNKAHEMNI; the protein is encoded by the coding sequence ATGATCAGGATTGCCCTGGCCGATGACCATAAATTATTTGCGAAAGGAATAGAAGGTATTCTTGAAGAAGAAGCGGACTTTCTTGTCGTCGGCGTTTTTCCCAATGGAAGAGAGCTTTGCGACTATCTGGCCAAAAACCAGCCAGATGTCGTATTGACGGATCTCAACATGCCCATTATGGATGGTTTTGGAGTGTTGGAGCACTGCAAAAAAAAGTATCCTCATGTGAAGGTAATAGTACTTTCCATGTACGATGAGGAGAAAATCTATAAGCAGTGCCTGGACAAAAAGGCAGATGCATTTATACTCAAGGATGCGGATCCGGATGAGTTGATTTTTACTATTCATGAAGTTTATGAAGGGAGACACATCCTTAATTTTGACAGGGTGAAAAAGCAGGCTATCCAAGGAGCTTATTTTGATGCGTTCCGTATGAAATACAAACTTTCGCGCAGAGAGACGGAAATCATCCAGCTGATCAAAGATGGGATTCAGAATAAAAGCATTGCCGAAATGCTCAATTTGAGCAAGCAAACTGTGGAGACCCATCGTAAAAACATCCATCAGAAACTTCAGGTCAGTTCACGGATAGAGTTGGTGAACAAAGCCCACGAAATGAATATTTAA
- a CDS encoding histidine kinase: MDPRFVQAFLSTYLITIDILAVLGIIFFLRLAKDQRSQLGFWLPFLILVITVLGDNFGGYANYNYEFKKAVNAYLGNTEFPRYSLWLKNVVGIQLLTIFYFFLIKSWLEPTKKKYINWMLITFVISSQVIQFSGLEPIYWFQPIIFSIGANMILVGCGLYFVGLMTNDRYLNSNPLRLISFWQMTFLLFTYSLTYINDVAMPFMVSYNYELGKSMYQINNVMIVCNLTILVLTIASPKLPKLFEREPSYGFS; encoded by the coding sequence ATGGATCCCAGGTTTGTTCAGGCATTTCTATCCACCTATTTGATAACTATTGATATACTTGCAGTCTTAGGCATAATCTTCTTTTTGCGACTTGCTAAGGATCAAAGATCTCAATTGGGTTTCTGGCTTCCTTTTTTAATTCTAGTAATTACAGTTTTAGGGGATAATTTTGGAGGCTATGCCAACTATAACTATGAGTTCAAGAAGGCAGTGAACGCTTATCTCGGGAATACAGAATTTCCCAGGTATTCTCTATGGTTAAAAAATGTGGTTGGAATACAACTACTGACGATATTCTATTTTTTCTTAATAAAGTCATGGCTGGAGCCCACCAAAAAGAAATACATTAACTGGATGCTGATTACGTTTGTAATAAGTAGCCAAGTCATACAATTTTCCGGCCTAGAGCCTATTTACTGGTTTCAGCCTATTATATTCTCCATAGGGGCTAATATGATTCTGGTGGGGTGCGGGCTCTACTTTGTTGGATTGATGACGAATGATAGATACCTCAATTCTAATCCCCTGCGGTTGATCTCCTTTTGGCAGATGACTTTTCTTCTCTTCACCTACTCTTTAACTTACATCAACGATGTAGCTATGCCATTTATGGTGAGTTATAATTACGAACTTGGTAAGTCAATGTATCAGATCAATAATGTAATGATTGTTTGTAATTTAACAATATTAGTGCTGACCATTGCCTCGCCAAAGCTTCCCAAACTATTTGAACGAGAACCATCCTATGGATTCAGTTGA
- a CDS encoding uridine-cytidine kinase, whose product MKKPFIVGITGGSASGKTLFLERLLNSFEDGEVCLISQDNYYKPRELQPIDEHGVYNFDRPESIDFEEYAADIRKIQAGETVLREEYTFNNAAKKPKMLTFNSAPVVVVEGIFVLYYPELANLLDLKVFIDAKDHIKLKRRIIRDKVERGYDLDDVLYRYEQHVMPTYEKYIKPFMNDADLIVPNNQSFDKALEVIRTYLRSKLV is encoded by the coding sequence ATGAAGAAACCATTCATTGTAGGAATTACAGGCGGCTCGGCCTCAGGGAAAACACTTTTTTTGGAGCGTTTGCTAAATTCATTTGAGGATGGTGAAGTTTGCTTGATTTCCCAGGACAATTATTACAAACCCCGCGAATTGCAGCCTATAGATGAACATGGGGTGTATAATTTTGACAGACCGGAAAGTATAGATTTTGAAGAATACGCTGCCGATATCCGCAAAATCCAGGCTGGAGAAACGGTGCTGCGTGAGGAATATACATTCAACAATGCAGCTAAAAAACCCAAAATGCTGACATTTAACTCCGCCCCGGTGGTAGTGGTCGAAGGGATTTTTGTGTTGTATTACCCGGAACTGGCCAACCTTCTGGATTTGAAGGTTTTTATAGATGCAAAGGACCACATCAAACTGAAGCGGAGGATCATTAGGGATAAAGTAGAACGGGGATATGATTTGGATGATGTGCTTTATCGCTATGAACAGCACGTGATGCCTACTTATGAGAAATACATCAAGCCTTTTATGAACGATGCCGATCTGATCGTTCCGAATAATCAGAGTTTCGATAAAGCACTGGAAGTCATCCGGACCTACTTACGCTCCAAGCTAGTTTGA
- a CDS encoding Gfo/Idh/MocA family oxidoreductase, with the protein MNNTIRTAIVGFGSVAEKMHAPLIKVCPDLELVASVERRTNRCESLYQTTTFRTLDDLLAADVADLVVITTPNEFHFPMAKQCLEAGKHVVVDKPVTIFSQEAEELDKLAKEKGLICSVFHNRRYDGDFMTLQKLVREGDLGDLVYLESHFDRFRPDVSDNWREAQVAGNGITFDLGSHLIDQVVLLFGLPNWIQADIRKQRTGAVADDYFDIILDYGSLKARVTAGALVNVRTPKFLLLGKNGSFQKFGLDVQEAAFKAGDKPEGPAWGVETEEKWGKIFLNEEVKMYETIPGDYRILYQNVADAISKGTTLDITIPQAISVLKIIEASFKSSEEGCRISRSEGGW; encoded by the coding sequence ATGAATAACACGATAAGAACAGCCATAGTGGGCTTCGGCTCTGTGGCTGAGAAGATGCATGCCCCGCTAATCAAGGTATGCCCGGATCTGGAGCTTGTAGCTTCTGTGGAGCGACGAACCAACCGCTGCGAATCACTTTATCAGACCACAACTTTTAGGACTCTGGATGATTTACTTGCGGCAGACGTTGCTGATCTTGTCGTGATCACCACACCTAATGAATTCCATTTTCCTATGGCAAAGCAATGTCTGGAGGCCGGAAAACATGTGGTGGTGGATAAGCCGGTGACTATTTTTTCCCAGGAAGCAGAAGAATTGGATAAATTGGCTAAGGAGAAAGGTCTGATCTGTTCGGTTTTTCATAACCGCCGGTATGACGGGGATTTTATGACGCTGCAGAAGTTGGTCAGGGAAGGTGATCTCGGTGATTTGGTCTATCTGGAATCCCATTTTGACCGCTTCCGACCGGATGTCTCTGACAATTGGAGGGAGGCTCAGGTAGCTGGAAATGGAATCACTTTTGACCTTGGATCGCATCTTATAGATCAGGTCGTGTTGCTTTTTGGGCTTCCAAATTGGATTCAGGCAGATATCCGTAAGCAGCGAACTGGAGCCGTGGCGGATGATTATTTTGACATTATCCTCGATTATGGCTCGCTGAAAGCCAGAGTGACGGCAGGTGCATTGGTGAATGTGCGGACGCCGAAATTTCTGCTTTTAGGTAAAAACGGATCCTTTCAGAAATTTGGACTGGATGTACAGGAAGCCGCCTTCAAAGCCGGGGACAAGCCGGAAGGCCCAGCTTGGGGTGTGGAAACTGAGGAGAAGTGGGGAAAAATATTCCTCAATGAGGAAGTGAAAATGTATGAGACCATCCCGGGTGATTATAGGATTCTCTATCAAAATGTGGCTGATGCCATTTCAAAAGGGACTACTTTGGATATTACTATTCCACAGGCCATCAGTGTTTTGAAGATCATAGAGGCGTCTTTTAAGAGTTCCGAAGAAGGATGCCGCATAAGCAGATCTGAGGGAGGCTGGTGA